The genome window CCGAGGGTGCGGTGCACGCCCTGGCCGACGGAGTTGACGGGCACCCAGACGGTGCGGTCCGGCTGCTCCGGGGTGATCTCCAGCGCCAGGATCAGCGAGCCGGCCGGGCCGGTGACCCGCAGCCGGCCGCCGGCCGCGACGCCGATCTCGGCGGCGGTGCCGGGCGAGAGCCGGGCGACGGCGGGGTGCCGGGTGCCGGCCAGCTGCTCGTCGCCCTGCTGGAGCCGGCCGCGGTCCAGCAGCAGCCGCCAACCCGCCAGCACCGCCTGGCCGGTGGCCGGCCGGGGCAGCGGGGCGGGGTGGCCGGCCGGTGCGGCCGGGTGGTCGCCGGTCCACGGGGTGAAGGCGTCCAGTTCGAGCCGGGCGGCCCGGATGTCGGGCAGGCCGAGCCGGTGGCCCAGCGCGTCCGCGAGCATGTTCAGCACCCGGACGTCCGAGTGCAGATGACGGCCCATCACCTGGTCGGGCTTGAGGGCGGCTTCGAACATCCGCACCCGGCCCTCCCAGTCCAGGAAGGTGCCGGCCTTCTCGGCCACCGCCGCCACCGGCAGCACCACGTCGGCCTGTTCGGTGACGGCCGAGGGGCGCAGCTCCAGCGAGACGGTGAAGCCGACCCGGGCCAGCGCCTCGTCGGCCAGCTGCGGGTCCGGCAGGTCGTCCGGGTCCAGCCCGCCGATCACCAGGGCGTCCAGGTCGCCGGCCGCGGCGGCGGCCAGGATCTGGCCGGTGTCCCGGCCGAGCCGGGCGGGCAGCTCCGCGGCGCCCCAGACGGCGGCGGCCTCGGCCCGGGCGGCCGGCACGGTGACCGGGCGCCCGCCGGGCAGCAGGCCGGGCAGCGCGCCGGCCTCCAGCGCGCCGCGCTCGCCGGCCCGGCGCGGGATCCAGGCGATCCGGGCGCCGCTGGCGTGGGCCAGCCGCAGCGCGGCGGTCAGCCCGCCGCTGATCTGGGCCAGCCGCTCGCCGACCAGGATCACCGCGCCGGGGCGGCGCAGCTGTTCGGCGGCCTGCTCGGCCTCGCCGTCCAGGCCGGGCGACTCGGCGAGCGTGCCCAGCCACTCGGGCTCGGTGCCGGGGGCGGCGGGCAGCAGGGTGCCGCCCAACTTGGCCAGGCCGCGCGAGCGGTGGTCGGCGACCGCGTAGACCTTCAGGCCCTTGCGGGTGGCCTTGCGCAGCCGCAGGAAGACGATCGGCGACTCCTCCTCGGGCTCGAAGCCCGCGAGCAGCACGGCCGGGGCCTCTTCCAGGGCCTGGTAGCTGACCCCCTGCCCGGACAGGTCCACGCCCTGCCCGGCGACCGCGGCGGCCAGGAAGTCGGCCTCCTCGGCGCTGTGCGGGCGGGCCCGGAAGTCCACGTCGTTGGTGCCGAGCACCACCCGGGCGAACTTGGCGTAGCCGTAGGCGTCCTCCACGGTCACCCGCCCGCCGGCCAGCACGCCGGCCCGGGCGCCGCGCAGCCCCTCGGCCGCGGCGGCCAGCGCCTGCGGCCAGGAGGCCTCCACCAGTTCGCCGGTGGCCGGGTCGCGGACCAGCGGGCTGGTCAGCCGGTCCCGCTGCTGGGCGTAGCGGAAGGCGAACCGGCCCTTGTCGCAGTTCCACTCCTCGTTCACCGCCGGGTCCTCGCCGGCCAGTCGGCGCAGCACCTTGCCGCGCCGGTGGTCGGTGCGCTGCGCGCACCCGGCGGAGCAGTGCTCGCAGACGCTGGGCGAGGAGACCAGGTCGAACGGGCGGGAGCGGAACCGGTAGGCGGCCGAGGTGAGCGCGCCGACCGGGCAGATCTGGATGGTGTTGCCGGAGAAGTACGACTCGAAGTCGTCGCCGGCCCCGGTGCCGACCTGCTGCAGCGCGCCGCGCTCCACCAGGTCGATGAGCGGGTCGCCGGCGATCTGCTGGGAGAACCGGGTGCAGCGGGCGCAGAGCACGCAGCGCTCCCGGTCCAGCAGCACCTGGCTGCTGATCGGCACCGGCTTCTCGTACGTCCGCTTCATCCCGTCGAACCGGGACTCGGCCTGGCCGTTGGACATCGCCTGGTTCTGCAGCGGGCACTCGCCGCCCTTGTCGCAGACCGGGCAGTCCAGCGGGTGGTTGATCAGCAGCAGCTCCATCACGCCGCGCTGGGCCTTCTCGGCCACCGGCGAGCTGACCTGGGTGCGCACCACCATGCCCTCGGCGACCGGGATGGTGCAGGAGGCGACCGGCTTGCGCTGGCCCTCGATCTCCACGATGCACTGCCGGCAGGCGCCGGCCGGGTCGAGCAACGGGTGGTCGCAGAACCTCGGCACCTGGGTGCCGATCTGCTCGGCCGCGCGGATCACCAGGGTGCCCTTGGGGACCTGGACTTCGACGCCGTCGATGGTGAGCGTGACGAGCTCGACCTCCGTGCGGGTTGGCTCAGTGACGGTCACGCGTGCACCTCCCTCTCGGTGGCGGGGCTGGGGGCCGCGGCCCGGCGGGCGTCGGCCCAGACGGTGCTGGCGGCCGGGTCGAACGGGCAGCGGCGCTCGGCCAGGTGCTGCTCGTACTCGGCGCGGAAGTGCTGCAGCGAGGAGACGATCGGGCTGGCCGCGCCGTCGCCCAGGGCGCAGAACGACTTGCCGTTGATGTTGTCGGCGATGTCCAGCAGCTTCTCCAGGTCGCCGGGCTCGCCCTGGCCGGCCTCGATCCGCTGGAGCAACTGGACCAGCCAGTAGGTGCCTTCACGGCACGGGGTGCACTTGCCGCAGGACTCGTGGGCGTAGAACTCGGTCCACCGGGTGACCGCGCGGACCACGCAGGTGGTCTCGTCGAAGACCTGCAGCGCCTTGGTGCCGAGCATCGAGCCGGCCGCCCCGACGCCCTCGTAGTCGAGGGCGACGTCGAGGTGCTCGTCGGTGAACATCGGCGTGGAACTGCCGCCCGGGGTCCAGAACTTGAGCCGGTGTCCGGCCCGGATCCCGCCGCTGATCTCCAGCAGCTGACGCAGCGTCACGCCGAGCGGGGCCTCGTACTGGCCGGGGTTGGTGACGTGCCCGGAGAGCGAGTAGAGCGTGAACCCGGGCGACTTCTCGGTGCCCAGCGAGGTGAACCACTCCTTGCCGCGGCTCAGGATCGGCGGCACCGAGGCGATCGACTCGACGTTGTTCACCACGGTCGGGCAGGCGTAGAGGCCGGCGATCGCCGGGAACGGCGGGCGCAGCCGGGGCTGGCCGCGCCGGCCCTCCAGCGAGTCCAGCAGCGCCGTCTCCTCGCCGCAGATGTAGGCGCCGGCCCCGGCGTGCACGGTGATGTCCAGGTCGATCCCGCTGCCCAGGACGTCCTTGCCGAGGTAGCCGGCCTGGTAGGCCTCGGCCACCGCGGCGTGCAGCCGGCGCAGCACCGGCACGGTCTCGCCGCGCAGGTAGATGAAGGCGTGGTCGCAGCGGATCGCGTAGGAGGCGATCACCATGCCCTCGATCAGCGCGTGCGGGTTGGCGAAGAGCAGCGGGATGTCCTTGCAGGTGCCCGGCTCGGACTCGTCCGCGTTGACCACCAGGTAGTGCGGCTTGCCGTCGTTCTGCGGGATGAACTGCCACTTCATGCCGGTCGGGAAGCCGGCGCCGCCGCGGCCGCGCAGCCCGGCCTCCTTGACCAGCGCGATCACCGCGTCCGGCTCCATCGCCAGCGCGGCGCGCAGGCCCTGGTAGCCCTCGTGGCGGTGGTAGGTCTCCAGCGACCACGGCCGGTGGTCGGCCCAGGAGGCGGAGAGCACGGGGGTGAGCAGCTTCTCGGCCGGCTCGGTGGCGGTCATCACGCTTCCGTCCCTTCGTTGCGCGGCGAGACCACCCGGGCGCCCGGGGTGCCGGGCAGCGACTCGCCCTTGGCCAGGCGCAGGCCGGCCAGGCTCGGGGCGCCGCCCGCGCCGGACTCGTCGTTGGCGCCGGCCCGCTCGTCCGGGAACCCGGCCAGGATCCGGGCGGTCTCCTTGAAACCGCACAGCCGGGCGCCGCGGGTCGGCCGGACCTCGCCGCCGGCCCGCAGGTCGTCCACCAACTGCCTTGCGCTGTCCGGGGTCTGGTTGTCGAAGAACTCCCAGTTGACCATCACCACGGGGGCGTAGTCGCAGGCCGCGTTGCACTCGATGTGCTCCAGCGAGATCTTCCCGTCCTCGGTGGTCTCGTTGTTGCCGATCTCCAGGTGCTCCTTGAGCTCCTCGAAGATCTGGTCGCCGCCGAGCACCGCGCAGAGCGTGTTGGTGCAGACCCCGACGTGGTACTCGCCGGCCGGGCGGCGCCGGTACATCGTGTAGAAGGTGGCGACGGCCGTGACCTCGGCCGTGGTCAGCTCCAACTGTTCGGCGCAGAACCGGATCCCGGTGGTGCTGACGAAGCCCTCCTCGGCCTGCACCAGGTGCAGCAGCGGCAGCAGGGCGGAACGTGCCTGCGGGTAGCGGTCGATCAGCTTCCGGGCGTCGGCAGCCAGCCGCTGCTCGACCTCCGGCGGGTACGGCTTGGCCGGCAGCGCCGGCAAACCGAGGTCAGTGCTCACCGGTCCACGCCTCCCATCACCGGGTCGATCCCGGCCACCGCCACGATCACGTCGGCGACCTGGCCGCCCTCGCACATGGCCGCCATCGTCTGCAGGTTGGTGAACGACGGGTCACGGAAGTGCACCCGGTACGGCCGGGTTCCGCCGTCGCTCACCACGTGGACGCCGAGTTCGCCCTTGGGCGACTCGACCGCCGCGTAGGCCTGGCCGACCGGGACCCGGAAGCCCTCGGTGACCAGCTTGAAGTGGTGGATCAGGGCCTCCATCGAGGTGCCCATGATCTGCCGGATGTGATCCAGCGAGTTGCCCATCCCGTCCGGGCCGACGGCCAGTTGGGCCGGCCAGGCGATCTTCTTGTCGCCCACCATCACCGGCCCGGGGGCCAGCCGGTCCAGGCACTGCTCGACGATCCGCAACGACTGCCGCATCTCCTCCAGCCGGATCAGGAAACGGCCGTAGGAGTCCGCGGTGTCCGCCACCGCGACCTCGAAGTCGTAGTTCTCGTAGCCGCAGTAGGGATCGGTCTTGCGCAGGTCGTGCGGCAGGCCGGTGGCCCGCAGGATCGGGCCGGTGGCGCCGAGCGCCAGGCAGCCGGGCAGGTCGAGGAAGCCGACGTCGACCAGCCGGGCCTTGAACACCGGGTTGCCGGTGGCGAGTTTGTCGTACTCGTGCATCCGGGAACGGAGCGTCCTGACCGCCTCGCGGATCTGGTCGACCGCGCCCGGCGGCAGGTCCTGGGCCAGCCCGCCGGGCCGCACGTAGGCGTGGTTCATCCGCAGGCCGGTGACCAACTCGAAGACGTCCAGGATCAGTTCGCGGTCCCGGAAGCCGTAGATCATCAGCGTGGTGGAGCCGATCTCCATGCCGCCGGTGGCCAGGCAGACCAGGTGCGAGGAGATCCGGTTGAGCTCCATCATCAACACCCGGATGACGTTGGCCCGTTCCGGCACGTCCGCGGTGATGCCGAGCAGCTTCTCCACCGCCAGGCAGTAGGCGGTCTCGTTGAACAGCGGGGTGAGGTAGTCCATCCGGGTCACGAAGGTGGTGCCCTGCACCCAGGAGCGGAACTCCATGTTCTTCTCGATGCCGGTGTGCAGGTAGCCGATGCCGCAGCGGGCCTCGGTGACCGTCTCGCCGTCGATCTCCAGGATCAGCCGCAGCACTCCGTGGGTGGACGGGTGCTGCGGGCCCATGTTGACGATGATGCGTTCGTCGTCCGCCCGGGCGACGGCGTCCACCACCTCGCCCCAGTCGCCGCCGGTGACGGTGAAGACCCGTCCCTCGGTGGTGTCGCGCGCGCCGGCTTCCTCAAAGTGAGTGGTCATCAGGAGTACGACCTCCGCTGGTCGGGCGCCGGGATCTGGGCGCCCTTGTACTCGACGGGGATGCCGCCGAGCGGGTAGTCCTTGCGCTGCGGATGGCCCAGCCAGTCGTCCGGCATCATGATCCGGGTGAGCGCCGGGTGGCCCTCGAAGACGATGCCGAAGAAGTCGTAGGCCTCGCGCTCGTGCCAGTCGTTGGTCGGGTAGACGCTCACCACCGAGGGGATCCGCGGATCGGCGTCCGGCGCGGTCACCTCGACCCGGACCAGCCGGCCGTGGGTGATCGAGCGCAGCTGGTAGACCGCGTGCAACTCCCTTCCGGCGTCGGACGGGTAGTGCACGCCGCTGACGCCCAGGCAGAGCTCGAAGCGCAGCGCCGGGTCGTCGCGCAGCGTCCGCATGGTCTGCGGCAGGTGCTCGCGGGCGATCTGGAAGGTGAGCTCCTCGCGGTCGACCACGGTCTTCTCGATCACCTGACTTACCGTCAGGCCCTGTTCCTCCAGGGCGCCTTCGAGCTCGTCGGCGATCTCGTCGAAGAGGCCGGGCCGGCCGGCCGGGCCGCCGTAGGGCCGCTCGGCCGGCGCGGGCAGCGCGACCGCGGCGGTCAGGCCGCCGAACCCGGAGGTGTCGCCGCTGCCCTGGGCGCCGAACATGCCCTTGCGCCGGCCGACCACCTCGACCGGGATCTCTTTCCTGGTCTGCGGGACGGGCTGCTGCTCCTCGCTCATCGCAGCTGCCCCCGCATCTCGCTGGTGGGCACGGCGTCCAGGGCCAGCTCCTCGGCCAGCTCCTGGGCCCGCCGCTTGTTCACGCCCAGCGGCTCGTGCTGGATCTTCTCGTGCAACTTGATGATCGCGTCCATCAGCATCTCCGGGCGCGGCGGGCAACCGGGCAGGTAGATGTCCACGGGGACGATGTGGTCGACGCCCTGGACGATCGCGTAGTTGTTGAACATGCCGCCCGAGGACGCGCAGACGCCCATCGAGATGACCCACTTGGGGTTGGCCATCTGGTCGTAGACCTGGCGGAGCACCGGGGCCATCTTCTGGCTGACCCGGCCGGCCACGATCATCAGGTCGGCCTGCCGGGGCGAACCCCGGAAGACCTCCATGCCGAACCGGGCCAGGTCGTAGCGGCCGGCGCCGGTGGTCATCATCTCGATGGCGCAGCAGGCCAGCCCGAAGGTGGCCGGGAAGAGCGAGGCCTTTCTCACCCACCCCGCGGCACTCTCCACCGTGGTGAGCAGAAAGCCGCTCGGCAGCTTCTCCTCGATTCCCATCTACCCATCCCTCTCAGTGGTTTGGCAGGTCGGTCCCGTCGGGGCGCCCGCTGGGGGCGTCAGTCCCACTCCAGGCCGCCGCGACGCCACACGTACGCGTAGGCGACGAACACGGTGGCGATGAAGAGGAGCATCTCGACCAGCCCGAAGATCCCCAGGGCGTCGAAGCTGACCGCCCACGGGTAGAGGAAGACGATCTCGATGTCGAAGACGATGAAGAGCATCGCCGTCAGGTAGTACTTGATCGGGAACCGCCCGCCGCCCACCGGCTGCGGCGTCGGCTCGATGCCGCACTCGTAGGCTTCCAACTTGGCCCGGTTGTAGCGCTTCGGGCCGGTGAGCGAGGCCATCACGACGGAGCCGACCGCGAACGCCGCCGCGATGGCACCCAGTACGAGGATCGGCGCGTAGGCATTCATCCGCCGTCGCTCCTTCCGTCCAGTCGTCCTTGACTGCAGATCGGAACCGCCGGGTCACTGTGGGGTGATCCGGTGATCCGGTTCCCGAGATCCACCCCATGTGAGGCAGTTCACAAAGCCCGGATCGAGCGCATCCTATGCCCGTCCGCTTGTGACGTGCGACACGCGGTTCGAGACGATCTCTGTGATCTACACCACCTCGCAGACCCGTAGCCATGCGCACAAGTAGCGAGATATGAACACAACGAACCCAGACGGTCGCATTCCGTCATATTTATCTGCGAACCCGCTGGCCAGGGCGCCGTTCCTATATCAACTATCCTGCGATCAAGGCAAATTTCGGGGCTTTAACTTCGCGTGCTAAGGGACCCCACTCGACCGGGTGACGCCCGCCGCGCCGTCGGCTTGACCCCTGGTTCACAAGCGCACGCGCGCCGCGGGGCCGCCGGCCACCTCGGGTTCGCCGTCAGGCCGGCTCGGGGGCCGACGGCCGCGGCAGGGCGACCCGCCGACCCGCCTCGGTGCCGGCCAGCACCAGCCCCGCACCGGCGAGCACCGCGACGGTCAACCGGCCACCGCCCAGCGCGATGCCGAGCACCGCCGCCCACAGCGGCTCGGTGCCCAGCAGCAGGGAGACCCGGGAGGGCGAGGTGGCCCGCACCGCCCACATCTGCACCGCGAAGGCGAACAGCGTGCAGAACAGCGCCAGGTACAGCAGCAGCCCCCACTGCGCGGGGCCGAAGCCGACCGCCAGCCGCCACGGCGCGGGCGCCCCCGTGAACGGCGTCACCAGCGCGAACACCAAGGCGGCAGTGGCCAGTTGGACCCAGGTCAGGGCGCCGGAGTCGGTCCCGCGCAGGGCCCGGGTGCGACCCATCACCAGCATGTGCCCGGTGCGCACGACCGCCGCGCCCAGCATCAGCAGATCACCGGCGCAGGGCGCCCGCAGACCACTGCCCTGGGTCAGCAGGGCGATCCCGAGCAGCGAGGCGCCGGCCGCGAGCAGGAACGGCCGCGACGG of Kitasatospora viridis contains these proteins:
- the nuoE gene encoding NADH-quinone oxidoreductase subunit NuoE: MSTDLGLPALPAKPYPPEVEQRLAADARKLIDRYPQARSALLPLLHLVQAEEGFVSTTGIRFCAEQLELTTAEVTAVATFYTMYRRRPAGEYHVGVCTNTLCAVLGGDQIFEELKEHLEIGNNETTEDGKISLEHIECNAACDYAPVVMVNWEFFDNQTPDSARQLVDDLRAGGEVRPTRGARLCGFKETARILAGFPDERAGANDESGAGGAPSLAGLRLAKGESLPGTPGARVVSPRNEGTEA
- a CDS encoding DMT family transporter, encoding MRSPSQARLADLPLLAVAVVWGSSFLAVKHLATAQTVLPVLVLRFALVLPLLGVLVGRRLRGLSRVEWTGGALLGLILGGIFLLETFGAVHTSATNAGLIISLNMLLTPLGESLLGRVRPSRPFLLAAGASLLGIALLTQGSGLRAPCAGDLLMLGAAVVRTGHMLVMGRTRALRGTDSGALTWVQLATAALVFALVTPFTGAPAPWRLAVGFGPAQWGLLLYLALFCTLFAFAVQMWAVRATSPSRVSLLLGTEPLWAAVLGIALGGGRLTVAVLAGAGLVLAGTEAGRRVALPRPSAPEPA
- a CDS encoding NADH-quinone oxidoreductase subunit A, with translation MNAYAPILVLGAIAAAFAVGSVVMASLTGPKRYNRAKLEAYECGIEPTPQPVGGGRFPIKYYLTAMLFIVFDIEIVFLYPWAVSFDALGIFGLVEMLLFIATVFVAYAYVWRRGGLEWD
- the nuoF gene encoding NADH-quinone oxidoreductase subunit NuoF, translating into MTATEPAEKLLTPVLSASWADHRPWSLETYHRHEGYQGLRAALAMEPDAVIALVKEAGLRGRGGAGFPTGMKWQFIPQNDGKPHYLVVNADESEPGTCKDIPLLFANPHALIEGMVIASYAIRCDHAFIYLRGETVPVLRRLHAAVAEAYQAGYLGKDVLGSGIDLDITVHAGAGAYICGEETALLDSLEGRRGQPRLRPPFPAIAGLYACPTVVNNVESIASVPPILSRGKEWFTSLGTEKSPGFTLYSLSGHVTNPGQYEAPLGVTLRQLLEISGGIRAGHRLKFWTPGGSSTPMFTDEHLDVALDYEGVGAAGSMLGTKALQVFDETTCVVRAVTRWTEFYAHESCGKCTPCREGTYWLVQLLQRIEAGQGEPGDLEKLLDIADNINGKSFCALGDGAASPIVSSLQHFRAEYEQHLAERRCPFDPAASTVWADARRAAAPSPATEREVHA
- a CDS encoding NADH-quinone oxidoreductase subunit G, whose protein sequence is MTVTEPTRTEVELVTLTIDGVEVQVPKGTLVIRAAEQIGTQVPRFCDHPLLDPAGACRQCIVEIEGQRKPVASCTIPVAEGMVVRTQVSSPVAEKAQRGVMELLLINHPLDCPVCDKGGECPLQNQAMSNGQAESRFDGMKRTYEKPVPISSQVLLDRERCVLCARCTRFSQQIAGDPLIDLVERGALQQVGTGAGDDFESYFSGNTIQICPVGALTSAAYRFRSRPFDLVSSPSVCEHCSAGCAQRTDHRRGKVLRRLAGEDPAVNEEWNCDKGRFAFRYAQQRDRLTSPLVRDPATGELVEASWPQALAAAAEGLRGARAGVLAGGRVTVEDAYGYAKFARVVLGTNDVDFRARPHSAEEADFLAAAVAGQGVDLSGQGVSYQALEEAPAVLLAGFEPEEESPIVFLRLRKATRKGLKVYAVADHRSRGLAKLGGTLLPAAPGTEPEWLGTLAESPGLDGEAEQAAEQLRRPGAVILVGERLAQISGGLTAALRLAHASGARIAWIPRRAGERGALEAGALPGLLPGGRPVTVPAARAEAAAVWGAAELPARLGRDTGQILAAAAAGDLDALVIGGLDPDDLPDPQLADEALARVGFTVSLELRPSAVTEQADVVLPVAAVAEKAGTFLDWEGRVRMFEAALKPDQVMGRHLHSDVRVLNMLADALGHRLGLPDIRAARLELDAFTPWTGDHPAAPAGHPAPLPRPATGQAVLAGWRLLLDRGRLQQGDEQLAGTRHPAVARLSPGTAAEIGVAAGGRLRVTGPAGSLILALEITPEQPDRTVWVPVNSVGQGVHRTLGTTVGHLVTIAPAGEEE
- a CDS encoding NADH-quinone oxidoreductase subunit D, which translates into the protein MTTHFEEAGARDTTEGRVFTVTGGDWGEVVDAVARADDERIIVNMGPQHPSTHGVLRLILEIDGETVTEARCGIGYLHTGIEKNMEFRSWVQGTTFVTRMDYLTPLFNETAYCLAVEKLLGITADVPERANVIRVLMMELNRISSHLVCLATGGMEIGSTTLMIYGFRDRELILDVFELVTGLRMNHAYVRPGGLAQDLPPGAVDQIREAVRTLRSRMHEYDKLATGNPVFKARLVDVGFLDLPGCLALGATGPILRATGLPHDLRKTDPYCGYENYDFEVAVADTADSYGRFLIRLEEMRQSLRIVEQCLDRLAPGPVMVGDKKIAWPAQLAVGPDGMGNSLDHIRQIMGTSMEALIHHFKLVTEGFRVPVGQAYAAVESPKGELGVHVVSDGGTRPYRVHFRDPSFTNLQTMAAMCEGGQVADVIVAVAGIDPVMGGVDR
- a CDS encoding NADH-quinone oxidoreductase subunit C; amino-acid sequence: MSEEQQPVPQTRKEIPVEVVGRRKGMFGAQGSGDTSGFGGLTAAVALPAPAERPYGGPAGRPGLFDEIADELEGALEEQGLTVSQVIEKTVVDREELTFQIAREHLPQTMRTLRDDPALRFELCLGVSGVHYPSDAGRELHAVYQLRSITHGRLVRVEVTAPDADPRIPSVVSVYPTNDWHEREAYDFFGIVFEGHPALTRIMMPDDWLGHPQRKDYPLGGIPVEYKGAQIPAPDQRRSYS
- a CDS encoding NuoB/complex I 20 kDa subunit family protein, whose product is MGIEEKLPSGFLLTTVESAAGWVRKASLFPATFGLACCAIEMMTTGAGRYDLARFGMEVFRGSPRQADLMIVAGRVSQKMAPVLRQVYDQMANPKWVISMGVCASSGGMFNNYAIVQGVDHIVPVDIYLPGCPPRPEMLMDAIIKLHEKIQHEPLGVNKRRAQELAEELALDAVPTSEMRGQLR